From Methanocalculus natronophilus, one genomic window encodes:
- a CDS encoding LysE family transporter, producing the protein MPDLISIFLIGLVIGFTGALAPGPTLVATINASVRSGWRAGPLVSLGHVAAEIGVILLIVAGLGAVIGSATWAIGLVGGISLVLFGLLTISSARGAALPPADASIDAGKPVAAGLLTSVANPYFWIWWFTVGAALLWSFLEGGLLAGGIFMAGHWAADIGWLTLVSASIHRGRFFLSDSGYRLILVACGIFLIAFGCWFVSGSL; encoded by the coding sequence ATGCCGGATCTCATATCGATATTTCTCATAGGCCTTGTAATCGGCTTCACCGGGGCGCTTGCACCGGGCCCCACCCTGGTTGCAACCATCAACGCATCTGTCAGATCAGGATGGCGTGCCGGCCCGCTCGTGAGCCTTGGCCATGTGGCAGCTGAGATCGGGGTTATCCTGCTGATCGTCGCGGGACTGGGTGCTGTGATCGGATCGGCGACCTGGGCAATCGGTCTTGTCGGCGGCATCTCCCTTGTGCTCTTCGGCCTCCTGACCATCTCTTCTGCCCGGGGTGCTGCTCTTCCCCCTGCAGATGCTTCAATTGATGCGGGAAAGCCGGTTGCAGCAGGTCTCCTCACAAGCGTTGCAAACCCGTACTTCTGGATCTGGTGGTTTACTGTTGGGGCGGCTCTCCTCTGGAGCTTTCTTGAGGGGGGCCTTCTCGCAGGTGGTATCTTTATGGCAGGCCACTGGGCAGCCGATATCGGGTGGCTCACCCTGGTCTCTGCGAGCATTCACCGGGGCCGGTTCTTTCTCTCAGATTCAGGATACCGGCTCATTCTTGTTGCATGCGGTATCTTCCTGATCGCGTTTGGATGCTGGTTTGTCTCAGGGTCTTTGTAA
- the hisE gene encoding phosphoribosyl-ATP diphosphatase, with protein MQPDIFDALSDIIRERAADQTNERSYVRSLLFHEKGIDKSLEKVGEEAVEYVLAVKNGEPDRIISEAADLIFHLMVSLRAADIDFEAVIEELAKRRTEMSRSR; from the coding sequence ATGCAGCCTGATATTTTTGACGCACTCAGTGACATTATCCGGGAGCGGGCAGCTGATCAGACAAATGAGAGATCCTATGTGCGATCACTGCTCTTCCACGAGAAGGGAATTGACAAGTCACTTGAAAAAGTAGGTGAGGAAGCAGTTGAATACGTCCTCGCCGTGAAAAACGGGGAACCAGATCGGATCATCTCCGAAGCAGCAGATCTCATCTTTCACCTGATGGTAAGCCTCAGGGCAGCAGACATAGATTTTGAAGCGGTCATTGAGGAGCTTGCGAAACGCAGGACAGAGATGAGCCGGAGCAGGTAG
- a CDS encoding SIMPL domain-containing protein: MVMRTYRIATPLLALLLVFSLIALPVSAQSTSGERLIQTRGTGEVTTAPDRVELSFAVVTEHQDVRRAQTENSVRMNGVMDALKRSGLTSDDLKTTGYSIRQVTRDSDQRLQLDRQTTIYRVTNTLLVTMDDTTRAGEIIDRAIDNGANSVNYISFTLSDELQKSLRAEALELAVAESRTDADIVAAALGLSVRDVKEVSIDAGYSPMTRSMYDMAMPAAGMEKLETPIEAGDITVTATVSISYII, from the coding sequence ATGGTTATGCGAACCTACAGAATTGCTACACCCCTGCTGGCACTCCTTCTTGTGTTCAGCCTGATCGCACTCCCGGTATCTGCCCAGAGCACCTCCGGAGAGCGCCTGATCCAGACACGCGGAACCGGTGAAGTCACAACAGCTCCGGATCGTGTCGAGCTATCATTTGCTGTTGTCACCGAACATCAGGATGTCAGGAGGGCACAGACGGAGAACTCTGTCAGGATGAACGGTGTTATGGACGCACTGAAGAGATCAGGGCTTACATCAGACGATCTGAAGACGACCGGGTACTCGATCCGCCAGGTGACCCGTGATTCAGACCAGCGGCTCCAACTTGACAGGCAGACAACGATCTACCGTGTCACAAACACCCTCCTTGTCACGATGGATGATACCACCCGCGCAGGCGAGATCATCGATCGTGCAATTGACAACGGGGCAAACAGCGTGAATTATATCTCCTTCACCTTAAGCGATGAGTTGCAAAAGTCGCTCCGGGCAGAGGCACTTGAACTGGCGGTTGCAGAATCGCGAACCGATGCAGATATTGTTGCCGCAGCCCTTGGCTTATCGGTTCGTGATGTCAAAGAGGTTTCAATTGATGCAGGCTACTCCCCCATGACACGAAGCATGTATGACATGGCAATGCCTGCAGCAGGTATGGAGAAGCTTGAAACACCAATTGAGGCGGGCGATATCACCGTAACCGCAACCGTCTCAATCTCCTATATCATCTGA
- a CDS encoding NusA-like transcription termination signal-binding factor, whose translation MERTLNFKERRYIEELRILTKSTAIDCIIDDRFDRLVYIITPGDMGIAIGKSGDNIRKMQKVLGKRIEMVEYAEDPAEFVRNIFKPAEVIAVRFEEERGGAVQVTVQNRSEVGIAIGKGGCTIEKARMILRRFFGEELGDIIVEEEYAA comes from the coding sequence ATGGAGCGTACATTAAATTTTAAAGAGCGCCGGTATATTGAAGAGCTCCGTATCCTCACCAAATCAACCGCAATAGACTGTATCATTGACGACCGTTTTGACAGGCTGGTTTACATAATCACACCAGGCGACATGGGCATTGCCATTGGGAAAAGCGGCGACAATATTCGTAAAATGCAAAAAGTTCTCGGTAAGCGTATAGAGATGGTCGAGTATGCAGAGGACCCGGCAGAGTTTGTCAGGAATATCTTCAAGCCTGCCGAGGTCATTGCAGTCCGGTTTGAAGAGGAACGTGGCGGTGCAGTACAGGTGACTGTACAGAACAGAAGTGAAGTTGGCATTGCGATAGGAAAGGGAGGCTGCACCATTGAGAAGGCACGGATGATCCTCCGTCGTTTCTTTGGTGAAGAGCTTGGCGATATCATAGTTGAGGAAGAATATGCAGCCTGA
- a CDS encoding putative hemolysin yields the protein MNKIIVTIGLVALAACLLLAAGCVNGKPPESPEVTGIGVVTYIDLEGGFYGIIADDGREFLPLNLPEDLKVDGTEIVFTGEVREDVITMYMWGTPLQLEDIQKDAAEPYISGTGVITYIDLEGGFYGIISGKGNFLPIGEEYQEFLSDHADRTVDFTVNPKDVMTIQQWGQPVEIIAISLAEEEKDAIIKDSGVVTYIDLEGGFYGIITGDDTRYLPVNLADEFSKDGLPVTFTATKEDVMTIQMWGTPVQIITMEEKDEPLVGMPNPAAVFVTELGYEYEIRSGPDGEYGVAILPDGTEIEEWELYWQHHDNT from the coding sequence ATGAACAAGATAATCGTAACCATTGGCCTTGTGGCACTCGCCGCCTGCCTCCTGCTGGCAGCGGGATGTGTCAACGGGAAGCCTCCGGAAAGCCCGGAGGTTACAGGAATTGGTGTTGTGACCTATATCGATCTGGAAGGCGGATTTTATGGAATCATTGCTGATGACGGCAGAGAGTTCCTCCCCCTGAACCTCCCCGAAGATCTCAAAGTGGATGGAACCGAAATTGTTTTCACTGGTGAGGTCAGGGAGGATGTTATCACCATGTACATGTGGGGAACACCCCTGCAGCTTGAAGACATCCAAAAGGATGCAGCAGAACCATACATCTCGGGAACCGGAGTGATAACATACATCGATCTTGAGGGTGGCTTCTATGGAATTATCAGTGGGAAAGGCAACTTCCTGCCCATAGGAGAAGAATATCAGGAATTCCTCTCTGATCATGCCGACCGGACTGTCGACTTCACCGTGAACCCAAAAGATGTCATGACAATCCAGCAGTGGGGCCAGCCCGTTGAGATCATCGCCATCTCCCTTGCAGAAGAAGAAAAAGATGCGATCATCAAAGATAGCGGCGTTGTCACCTACATCGATCTCGAAGGTGGATTTTATGGGATCATCACCGGCGATGATACACGATATCTCCCCGTAAACCTTGCAGACGAGTTCAGCAAAGACGGCCTGCCGGTTACCTTCACAGCAACCAAAGAAGATGTGATGACGATCCAGATGTGGGGCACACCGGTTCAGATCATTACCATGGAAGAGAAGGATGAGCCGCTCGTCGGGATGCCAAATCCAGCAGCCGTCTTTGTGACAGAGCTTGGGTATGAGTATGAGATCCGGTCAGGCCCGGACGGCGAGTATGGTGTTGCCATTCTCCCGGACGGAACCGAGATTGAGGAGTGGGAACTCTACTGGCAGCATCACGACAATACCTGA
- a CDS encoding bifunctional nuclease family protein has translation MEPVACQVVGVYLAVHDLGAAPVVLLEVSDQRYLPIFIGLYEAVSINNAINGPPPARPLTHDLFSDTLSHLQCRVRDVRIDSIEDGVYYATMHLETSSGELAIDCRPSDGIALAVRQQAAISLDLTLIAEAAVVRDDLPELRDFSEYIG, from the coding sequence ATGGAGCCGGTTGCCTGCCAGGTTGTTGGTGTCTATCTTGCAGTCCATGATCTCGGTGCAGCTCCGGTTGTCCTTCTGGAGGTGTCAGATCAACGCTATCTTCCGATCTTTATCGGCCTCTATGAGGCGGTCTCTATTAACAATGCAATCAACGGGCCGCCCCCCGCACGCCCCCTGACCCACGATCTCTTCTCGGATACGCTCTCTCATCTTCAGTGCAGGGTCCGGGATGTCCGAATCGACAGTATTGAAGACGGCGTCTACTATGCAACCATGCACCTTGAGACCTCTTCAGGTGAACTGGCCATCGACTGCCGTCCAAGTGATGGTATTGCGCTTGCGGTCCGGCAGCAGGCGGCGATCTCTCTTGATCTGACTCTCATTGCCGAAGCTGCGGTCGTTCGCGACGACCTCCCGGAGCTCCGTGACTTTTCGGAATACATCGGATAG
- a CDS encoding lysylphosphatidylglycerol synthase transmembrane domain-containing protein, producing MNPQHIKWIWISIGISSFFLIALLYFTFDEATIAALQNLSPTILLIALGFHIIALVCWALRIKVMADSLGYRVGFFHCINLVCANLFLAAITPSQAGGEPVRVHELYKADVKLGDATAVVIMERVLDGIVFGVGGAVMLFLLGTTWQYIHLPVVVNYLIYITWFTVTAGVLIFAYSVRNPLILKRLMKALSHYLTKKWEMARVEAFMAKVDREVDNFHFSLGKFIGRGKTGLFLGFIFTAMFWFFEFIIASVLLIGLGQGPYFLESFISQLVIAMIMMIPLTPGGAGVAELSIGSIYGLFISTSVIGVFVLLWRIILYYFNIAVGLVAGLIIVRREVENAASDDDDQYLHKT from the coding sequence ATGAACCCGCAACATATCAAATGGATCTGGATCTCAATTGGCATCAGCTCATTCTTCCTGATCGCCCTTTTGTACTTCACCTTTGATGAAGCAACCATTGCAGCCCTGCAGAATCTCAGTCCGACAATACTTCTCATCGCACTTGGGTTCCATATCATTGCCCTTGTGTGCTGGGCGCTCCGGATCAAGGTGATGGCAGACTCGCTTGGGTATCGTGTCGGGTTTTTCCATTGCATCAATCTCGTCTGTGCCAATCTCTTTCTAGCTGCGATCACCCCGTCCCAGGCAGGGGGTGAACCGGTACGGGTTCACGAACTGTATAAAGCCGATGTGAAACTCGGGGATGCAACAGCGGTTGTCATCATGGAACGGGTGCTGGATGGTATTGTCTTTGGCGTTGGGGGGGCAGTCATGCTCTTTCTCCTTGGAACCACCTGGCAGTATATCCACCTCCCGGTGGTTGTGAATTATTTGATCTATATCACCTGGTTCACGGTGACGGCTGGCGTGCTTATCTTTGCATATTCTGTGAGAAACCCGCTCATCCTCAAGCGCCTGATGAAAGCTCTCTCGCATTACCTGACAAAAAAATGGGAGATGGCACGTGTCGAGGCGTTTATGGCAAAAGTGGACCGGGAAGTTGACAACTTCCATTTCAGCCTTGGCAAATTCATCGGGAGGGGGAAGACAGGACTCTTCCTTGGCTTCATTTTTACTGCCATGTTCTGGTTTTTTGAGTTTATTATCGCCTCAGTCCTTTTAATAGGGCTTGGCCAGGGGCCATACTTTCTGGAATCATTCATATCGCAGCTCGTCATTGCGATGATTATGATGATACCCCTGACACCGGGTGGTGCGGGGGTTGCCGAGCTCTCGATCGGCTCGATCTACGGCCTCTTCATCAGCACCTCAGTCATCGGGGTCTTTGTTCTTCTCTGGCGGATCATCCTCTATTACTTTAATATCGCAGTAGGGCTTGTTGCCGGCCTCATTATCGTCAGGCGGGAGGTTGAGAATGCAGCTTCGGACGATGATGACCAATACCTTCATAAAACCTGA
- a CDS encoding radical SAM protein: MTAEERTARRYPDLHLDGTLKSRAEAAESILDDCTLCPRNCHVNRNEEELGFCKTGKDPVISSYSPHFGEEAPLVGRKGSGTIFFTHCNLGCIFCQNADISQSGRGFQITKEELAAIMIQLQDRGCHNINLVSPSHQVPASIGALDIAAADGLTIPVVYNTGGYDAVPTLRLLDEVIDIYMPDAKYADNRIGNALSGVSDYADRMKEVLIEMHRQVGDLVIRGGIAERGMIIRHLVLPNRLAGTEEVMRFIAEELSKDSYVNVMQQYRPAWKVREADPACRAMERAITHQEYRHAVAIARSYGLWRGIPR, from the coding sequence ATGACAGCAGAAGAGAGAACGGCGCGGCGGTATCCGGACCTCCATCTGGATGGTACCCTGAAGAGTCGTGCAGAAGCCGCCGAATCGATCCTGGATGACTGCACGCTCTGTCCGCGAAACTGCCATGTCAACAGAAATGAGGAAGAGCTTGGGTTCTGTAAAACCGGAAAAGACCCGGTCATCTCAAGCTACTCTCCACATTTTGGAGAGGAGGCACCCCTTGTTGGGCGAAAGGGATCCGGGACCATCTTTTTTACGCACTGCAACCTCGGGTGCATCTTCTGTCAGAACGCGGATATCAGCCAGTCCGGCAGGGGTTTTCAGATAACCAAAGAGGAGCTTGCCGCCATCATGATCCAGCTTCAGGACCGGGGATGCCATAACATCAACCTGGTCTCGCCATCACACCAGGTACCGGCAAGTATCGGTGCACTGGATATCGCAGCAGCAGACGGCCTGACCATACCGGTTGTCTACAATACTGGGGGATATGATGCAGTCCCGACGCTCAGGCTGCTGGATGAGGTAATCGACATCTACATGCCGGATGCAAAGTATGCCGATAACCGGATCGGGAATGCGCTCTCTGGAGTTTCGGACTATGCCGACCGGATGAAAGAAGTGCTCATTGAGATGCACCGGCAGGTTGGAGACCTGGTGATCCGGGGTGGAATTGCAGAACGGGGCATGATAATCCGGCACCTGGTGCTCCCCAACAGGCTTGCCGGAACAGAAGAGGTGATGCGGTTCATTGCAGAAGAGCTCTCCAAAGACAGCTATGTCAATGTGATGCAGCAGTACCGCCCGGCATGGAAGGTGCGTGAGGCAGACCCGGCATGCCGGGCGATGGAGAGAGCTATCACCCACCAGGAATACAGGCATGCTGTTGCAATAGCCAGATCGTACGGGCTCTGGCGGGGAATTCCCCGGTGA